From the genome of Methanobacteriales archaeon HGW-Methanobacteriales-1, one region includes:
- a CDS encoding DNA mismatch repair protein MutS, producing MGKKLDLTKVKGVGERMAQKIVQQLGGEQELVNAVENFEIDRISSIEGVSQRKAIEIINDLSGNSTEEFLKTERALQLYEEILEKILSYAHSSHAKNKILLLSPLQDPEKIKSSIDFVMEAKRSVSSLPIKHVRGLLNNLSLPHEVKPNYDPSVAILVESSEDYGYLVDLGLNRHFPIISAQESGEIQEYEFVIYVYSHGNLALDEQENVVMVSKDSEILEIIPESVLNYFTHNKSILTQVLELRNLLQKETVLNETIEILNELEELKYKEVDFDKSVNSAKKRADDEIKSSVKNVDLKGDEVLALLNQGMTDKIEKIFDEVISKARADIKLDTGTEFDPFLRTYPLEIDDAELERVKKQDLSKRQIEIFDKKVKAAKRLSQIKINVDQEIKEALEFDYQFALGCFAYYYQLKAPEIGEAFHLEGALHLNLAHENESTNSSEDIQRIDYSLFYPDNVALLTGANSGGKTTLLETLAQISIMTHMGLPVCAEKAEVKLLDEVYFFSKQRSLDAGAFESFLRTFMPIVTTDNQKLILLDELEAITELEAAVKIISSFIELINDSNSFAIIVTHMAREIIKYAPIRVDGIEAKGLDDNYNLLVDRTPKMNYLARSTPELILKMIYERSDGKLKNIYGKILEKF from the coding sequence ATGGGAAAAAAACTAGATCTAACTAAAGTAAAGGGTGTGGGGGAACGCATGGCCCAAAAAATTGTACAACAACTTGGTGGTGAACAGGAACTTGTAAATGCGGTTGAAAACTTCGAAATAGACCGTATTTCAAGTATTGAAGGCGTGAGCCAAAGAAAAGCAATTGAAATCATAAATGATCTCTCTGGAAATTCCACAGAAGAATTTCTAAAAACTGAAAGGGCTCTGCAATTATATGAAGAAATTTTAGAAAAAATTTTATCTTATGCCCATAGTTCCCATGCTAAAAATAAGATATTACTCCTTTCACCATTACAAGATCCTGAAAAGATAAAATCTTCAATTGATTTTGTTATGGAAGCTAAAAGAAGTGTTTCCTCACTCCCAATTAAACACGTTCGTGGCTTATTGAACAATTTGAGTTTACCTCATGAAGTTAAGCCAAACTATGATCCATCAGTTGCTATCCTTGTTGAAAGTAGTGAAGATTACGGTTATCTAGTTGATTTGGGCCTTAATCGTCATTTTCCAATAATAAGTGCCCAGGAATCCGGGGAAATTCAAGAATATGAATTTGTCATTTATGTGTATTCCCATGGTAATTTAGCCTTAGATGAACAGGAAAATGTAGTGATGGTTAGTAAAGATTCTGAAATTCTGGAAATTATTCCAGAATCTGTTTTAAATTATTTTACACACAACAAATCAATTTTAACTCAGGTTTTAGAATTAAGAAATCTATTACAAAAGGAAACTGTTCTAAATGAAACCATTGAAATATTGAATGAATTGGAAGAATTGAAATACAAAGAAGTTGATTTTGACAAGTCAGTCAATTCTGCTAAGAAGAGGGCAGATGATGAAATAAAATCCTCGGTCAAAAATGTGGACCTCAAAGGAGATGAAGTTCTGGCCCTTTTAAATCAGGGTATGACTGACAAAATAGAGAAAATATTTGATGAAGTAATCAGTAAAGCACGTGCCGACATTAAGTTAGATACTGGTACTGAATTTGATCCATTTCTCAGAACATATCCTCTGGAAATTGACGATGCAGAATTAGAAAGAGTGAAAAAACAGGACCTATCAAAAAGACAGATTGAAATTTTTGATAAAAAAGTGAAAGCTGCTAAAAGACTCTCACAAATCAAGATAAATGTTGATCAAGAAATCAAAGAAGCATTAGAATTTGATTATCAATTTGCCCTGGGATGTTTTGCCTATTATTACCAGTTAAAAGCTCCTGAAATAGGAGAGGCTTTCCATCTAGAGGGTGCACTGCATCTGAATTTAGCTCATGAAAATGAATCCACTAATTCTTCTGAAGACATTCAGAGAATAGATTACTCCCTTTTTTACCCGGACAATGTGGCCTTGCTCACCGGAGCTAATAGTGGAGGGAAAACCACATTGCTTGAAACTTTAGCCCAGATTTCAATTATGACCCATATGGGTTTGCCAGTTTGTGCTGAAAAAGCAGAAGTAAAGTTACTTGATGAAGTTTATTTCTTCTCTAAACAAAGATCACTAGATGCTGGAGCATTTGAATCATTTTTAAGAACTTTTATGCCAATTGTGACTACTGATAACCAGAAACTCATTTTATTGGACGAATTAGAAGCCATAACCGAATTAGAAGCAGCAGTGAAAATTATATCCAGTTTTATAGAATTAATAAATGATTCAAATTCATTTGCAATAATAGTAACCCACATGGCACGTGAAATCATCAAATACGCTCCAATAAGAGTAGATGGAATTGAAGCTAAAGGTTTAGATGATAATTATAACCTATTAGTTGATAGAACTCCTAAAATGAATTATTTGGCCCGGAGTACTCCCGAGTTGATATTAAAAATGATATATGAACGATCTGATGGGAAATTAAAGAATATTTATGGTAAGATATTAGAGAAATTTTAG
- a CDS encoding histidine kinase: MSKTKVMVVEDESIVAIDISQRLDSLGYEVSATVSSGEKAIEMAEKTKPDIILMDIVLKGKIDGIEAAEVIGEKFKIPIVYLTAYSDEKTLKRAKYTGPFGYIIKPFEDRELHSVIEVALYKNEMDTRLKESEEKYRIIVNSMQDILFTLDLDERCTMISENQIKRYGVRAEDFIGKTTAEMFGEDKKIHQEANKRVLGGESIVYNWSGDIAHKPVYFQTSLSPLKNSEGELIGITGILRDISDLKKAEDALSHETEINTALAKLGKKLLNPTDIEYISNQVLKYAKDLTKSEFCFVGYVEPGTRNLKNFSLTKKVWEKCHIDNVFESEFSFNDVGGLWGWVLDNKEAILTNNPSEEEISVGTPEGHIPIKNFIGVPAMLNDKRIGMIALSNSEENYTENDLIVVQQLADLYALAIHRKLSEEKLRESEEKNRVIVEKFLKIVSEMMIEIR, from the coding sequence ATGTCTAAAACTAAAGTCATGGTAGTGGAAGATGAAAGCATTGTAGCAATTGACATTAGTCAGAGGCTTGATAGTTTAGGATATGAAGTCAGTGCCACAGTTTCTTCTGGTGAGAAGGCTATTGAAATGGCTGAAAAAACCAAACCAGATATTATTTTAATGGATATTGTATTAAAAGGAAAAATTGATGGTATTGAAGCAGCAGAAGTAATTGGAGAAAAGTTTAAGATACCAATAGTATACCTCACTGCCTATTCTGATGAGAAAACTCTCAAAAGAGCTAAGTATACCGGGCCCTTTGGTTACATAATAAAACCTTTTGAAGACCGAGAATTGCATAGCGTCATTGAAGTAGCTCTTTATAAAAACGAAATGGATACTCGGCTTAAAGAAAGTGAAGAAAAATATAGAATAATAGTTAATTCAATGCAGGACATACTTTTCACACTGGATTTAGATGAACGCTGCACCATGATTTCTGAAAATCAAATTAAACGATATGGTGTGCGTGCTGAAGATTTTATTGGCAAAACGACAGCTGAAATGTTTGGAGAAGATAAGAAAATACACCAAGAAGCCAATAAAAGAGTTTTAGGTGGTGAAAGCATTGTTTATAATTGGTCCGGAGATATTGCTCATAAACCAGTTTACTTCCAAACATCACTTTCTCCTCTAAAAAACTCTGAAGGTGAGTTAATTGGAATTACTGGAATTTTAAGAGACATATCTGATTTAAAAAAGGCAGAAGATGCACTTTCACATGAAACAGAAATTAATACGGCTCTGGCTAAGCTGGGAAAAAAACTATTGAATCCTACAGATATTGAATATATATCCAATCAAGTGTTAAAATATGCTAAAGACCTTACTAAAAGCGAATTTTGTTTTGTGGGTTATGTAGAGCCAGGCACAAGGAACCTTAAAAATTTCAGCCTTACTAAAAAAGTATGGGAAAAATGTCATATAGATAATGTTTTTGAAAGCGAATTTTCTTTTAATGATGTGGGGGGATTATGGGGCTGGGTTCTTGACAATAAAGAAGCCATACTTACCAATAACCCATCTGAAGAAGAAATATCTGTGGGAACACCAGAAGGACATATTCCTATTAAAAATTTCATTGGCGTTCCGGCCATGTTAAATGATAAAAGAATAGGAATGATAGCACTATCTAATAGTGAAGAAAATTACACTGAAAACGATTTAATCGTAGTTCAACAATTAGCAGACCTTTATGCCTTAGCCATTCATCGAAAGCTTTCTGAGGAAAAGCTAAGAGAAAGCGAAGAGAAGAACAGAGTTATTGTTGAAAAATTCCTTAAAATTGTTTCAGAAATGATGATAGAAATTAGATGA
- the tmk gene encoding dTMP kinase, with amino-acid sequence MYICLEGIDGAGKSTQVKLLEKWLEENGYDVEMIVEPTSSPVGVLIREMLQDPRATKPEFQKMLGLLFAADRLALKDKLLENEENIDNDNKIMLSDRCFYSSLAYQSPFEWISEINKYAKRPDLVIFLDIDVKTAVSRCQGIDKFENESFLKKVSDNYRKIGENSLKEHKKENFLVINANNGSNLVHHDIKKALAPYLGICVDGIVD; translated from the coding sequence ATGTACATTTGTTTGGAAGGTATTGATGGTGCAGGGAAGTCTACTCAGGTAAAACTACTGGAAAAATGGCTTGAAGAAAATGGATATGATGTAGAAATGATTGTGGAACCTACCTCATCTCCTGTGGGTGTTTTAATTCGTGAAATGCTTCAAGACCCTCGGGCCACAAAACCTGAATTTCAAAAGATGTTGGGACTTCTTTTTGCAGCTGATAGGCTTGCTTTAAAAGATAAACTTCTGGAAAATGAAGAAAATATCGATAATGATAATAAAATAATGCTTAGTGACCGTTGTTTTTATTCCAGTCTGGCCTATCAAAGCCCTTTTGAATGGATTAGTGAGATAAATAAATATGCTAAAAGACCAGATTTAGTGATTTTCTTGGATATCGATGTTAAAACTGCAGTTTCTAGATGTCAGGGAATTGATAAATTCGAAAATGAGTCTTTTTTAAAGAAAGTAAGTGATAATTATAGGAAAATAGGGGAAAATTCTTTGAAAGAACATAAAAAAGAAAATTTTCTGGTTATTAATGCTAATAATGGCTCAAATCTGGTGCACCATGACATAAAAAAAGCATTAGCTCCTTATTTAGGAATTTGTGTTGATGGAATAGTAGATTAA